A stretch of Lactuca sativa cultivar Salinas chromosome 6, Lsat_Salinas_v11, whole genome shotgun sequence DNA encodes these proteins:
- the LOC111901984 gene encoding uncharacterized protein LOC111901984: MDREQEQMQFLGLFGIFKESFKIIHSWRKIFTQITLTLILPLTFIFLGHLEISNSLFQDIKHTEFEKDFTRPGTRTYNKLSDTLSSEWITFLLFQIAYFTILLILSLLSTAAVVYTIASIYTGQELTFKKVMSVVPKVWKRLMVTFLCMFAAFFVYNFIAVLVMFISMAIFPFNVAVVVLFVVLIIYLIGFVYMTVIWQLASVVSVLESSYGFKAMKKSNDLIKGNQGVAILIFFMLNMFFILVKYLFEIFVVHGSSLNMEAWKRVGFGFLCSLLLLTFFLFGLVIKTILYLVCKSYHHENIDKGDLSNHLESYLGDYEPLSGKDVQLEQYQV; the protein is encoded by the coding sequence ATGGATAGAGAACAAGAGCAAATGCAATTCTTGGGCCTCTTCGGCATCTTCAAAGAAAGCTTCAAGATCATCCACTCATGGCGAAAGATCTTCACCCAAATAACTCTAACCTTAATCCTCCCTCTAACCTTCATCTTCTTGGGTCACCTCGAGATCTCAAATTCACTCTTTCAAGACATCAAACATACAGAATTCGAAAAAGACTTTACACGTCCTGGTACCAGAACATACAATAAGCTCTCCGACACACTCTCATCGGAATGGATAACTTTCTTGCTCTTCCAAATCGCCTACTTCACCATCCTCCTCATCTTATCCCTCCTATCCACCGCCGCCGTCGTCTACACCATCGCCTCCATCTACACCGGCCAAGAGTTGACTTTCAAGAAAGTAATGAGCGTCGTCCCAAAAGTCTGGAAAAGACTCATGGTCacatttttatgcatgtttgCAGCTTTCTTCGTTTACAACTTCATCGCAGTACTGGTAATGTTCATCTCTATGGCGATCTTTCCTTTTAACGTTGCGGTTGTCGTCCTGTTCGTCGTCTTGATCATTTACTTGATTGGGTTTGTGTACATGACTGTGATTTGGCAACTGGCGAGCGTGGTCTCTGTTCTTGAGAGCTCGTATGGGTTTAAAGCTATGAAGAAGAGCAACGATCTGATCAAGGGAAACCAAGGAGTTGCCATTCTTATCTTCTTTATGTTGAATATGTTCTTCATACTTGTAAAGTACTTATTTGAAATATTCGTTGTTCACGGAAGCTCGTTGAACATGGAGGCATGGAAGAGGGTTGGATTCGGTTTCTTGTGTTCCCTACTGCTTTTAACATTCTTTCTCTTCGGGCTCGTCATCAAAACGATACTTTATCTGGTTTGCAAATCGTATCATCATGAAAACATCGATAAAGGAGACCTGTCCAATCATCTTGAAAGTTATCTCGGTGATTACGAGCCTCTAAGTGGAAAAGATGTTCAGTTAGAACAATATCAAGTTTGA
- the LOC111901951 gene encoding uncharacterized protein LOC111901951 encodes MVAKKGVKAGAAEDGVDDLPRVPLQAILLADSFTTKFRPITLECPKVLLPLVNTPMIDYTLAWLESADVEEVFVFCCSHSKQIINYLDKSKWVNQPNFSVTTIESHNCISAGDALRLIYERNVIQGDFILVSGDTVSNMMLTQALQEHKERRQRDNNAVMTMVIKQSKPSQVTRQTRLGTDELIMAIDPATKQLLFYEDKADDRKGSLTLDKSFLAQNPSLSLHNDKQDCYIDICSPEVLSLFTDNFDYQHLRRHFVKGLLVDDIMGYKIFTHEIHSSYAARIDNFRSYDSISKDIIQRWTYPLVPDVQFSINNATKLERHGIYRASNITQSRSSQVGPFTYIGKDTFIGHNTRISNSVVGDGCKIGSNVAIDGCYIWNNVTIQDGCKLRHAILCDGVVMKSGAVLEPGVVLSYKVVVGQEFVVPGYSKVSLLPQPVKQDSDEELEYADSNSGIIETTNTLENGDSTNDCVVSEIGKNGRGFIWSMSEVDHEEEWRHSVAPIPESKLIELTQAVYDDLEALIQDDSFLPLSDVRESDTESDDDNRDESQYFEKEVEATFLRGVNENVKDDHIILEVNSLRLSYNMALENCASALFYSMMKLALDISRNSGKDLVKSTNDVISQWGKLLKPYLNGIDDEIEVILKFEEMCLESGKEFAILFVQILHVLYDKDIIQEEAILNWASEKEDADESDKIFVKQSEKFIQWLNEASEEED; translated from the coding sequence ATGGTAGCTAAGAAAGGTGTAAAAGCAGGAGCAGCAGAAGATGGTGTAGATGATTTGCCACGAGTTCCATTGCAAGCCATTCTTTTAGCTGACAGCTTCACCACAAAGTTCAGACCTATTACCCTTGAATGTCCAAAAGTTCTTTTACCATTAGTCAACACCCCCATGATTGATTACACATTAGCATGGCTTGAATCTGCTGATGTTGAAGAGGTTTTTGTGTTCTGTTGTTCACATTCCAAGCAAATAATCAACTATTTAGACAAGTCCAAATGGGTTAATCAACCAAACTTTTCAGTCACAACAATCGAATCCCACAATTGCATTAGTGCTGGTGATGCTTTACGTTTAATATACGAACGTAATGTGATTCAAGGTGATTTCATTCTTGTTAGTGGAGACACAGTCAGCAACATGATGCTCACACAAGCCCTTCAAGAACACAAAGAGAGAAGACAAAGGGACAACAATGCTGTCATGACAATGGTCATCAAGCAATCAAAACCTTCTCAAGTTACACGCCAAACACGTCTTGGAACAGACGAATTAATCATGGCCATTGATCCTGCTACAAAGCAACTCCTGTTCTATGAAGACAAAGCAGATGATCGCAAAGGATCCTTAACTCTTGATAAGTCATTTCTTGCTCAAAACCCTTCTTTATCTTTACACAATGATAAACAAGATTGTTACATAGACATATGCTCACCAGAAGTCCTTAGTCTTTTCACAGACAATTTTGATTACCAACACCTTCGTCGCCACTTTGTGAAAGGTTTACTTGTTGATGACATCATGGGTTACAAAATCTTCACTCATGAAATCCATTCAAGTTATGCTGCTCGAATTGATAACTTTAGAAGCTATGACTCCATAAGTAAAGACATAATTCAAAGGTGGACATACCCTTTAGTGCCAGATGTCCAGTTTTCAATCAACAATGCCACCAAACTTGAAAGACACGGGATTTATCGCGCATCCAACATAACACAGTCTCGTTCTTCACAAGTGGGGCCCTTTACATATATCGGGAAAGACACCTTTATTGGACACAACACAAGAATATCAAATTCGGTTGTTGGGGATGGGTGTAAAATCGGTTCTAATGTTGCCATTGATGGATGCTATATATGGAATAATGTAACAATACAAGATGGATGCAAACTAAGGCATGCGATATTATGCGATGGAGTTGTGATGAAGTCAGGGGCAGTTTTGGAACCTGGTGTTGTTTTGTCTTataaagttgttgtgggacaagaaTTTGTTGTCCCGGGTTACTCAAAAGTTTCTTTACTTCCACAACCAGTGAAACAAGATAGTGATGAGGAGCTTGAATATGCTGATAGTAATAGTGGGATCATAGAAACAACAAACACCCTTGAAAATGGTGATTCAACAAATGATTGTGTTGTATCTGAGATTGGTAAAAATGGGCGTGGTTTCATTTGGTCAATGAGTGAAGTTGACCATGAAGAAGAATGGAGACATTCGGTTGCACCAATACCTGAATCGAAACTTATCGAGCTCACACAAGCGGTTTATGATGATCTTGAAGCTTTAATCCAAGATGACTCTTTTCTTCCACTTTCTGATGTAAGAGAATCCGATACTGAATCTGATGATGATAATAGAGACGAGTCACAGTACTTTGAGAAAGAGGTTGAAGCGACATTCTTGAGGGGGGTTAATGAAAATGTGAAAGATGACCATATTATCCTTGAAGTGAACTCCCTTCGGTTGTCATACAATATGGCTCTTGAGAATTGTGCTAGTGCTTTGTTTTATTCCATGATGAAATTGGCGCTTGATATTTCACGTAATTCTGGTAAAGATTTGGTGAAGAGCACGAATGATGTGATTTCTCAATGGGGGAAGTTGTTGAAACCTTATTTAAATGGTATTGATGATGAAATTGAAGTGATATTGAAATTTGAAGAAATGTGTTTGGAGTCTGGGAAGGAGTTTGCAATACTGTTTGTGCAgattttgcatgttttgtatgataaagATATAATTCAAGAGGAGGCGATTCTTAATTGGGCAAGTGAGAAAGAAGATGCAGATGAATCGGATAAAATATTCGTTAAGCAATCGGAGAAGTTTATTCAGTGGCTGAATGAGGCGTCTGAAGAAGAGGATTGA
- the LOC111901950 gene encoding psbP domain-containing protein 4, chloroplastic isoform X1, translated as MGTIGFTSFGFPLKTRNQNLPVVASSSSSPERISSEENGCEVLRRTAIVSGASLVSSAILGFPKEGLAVVKQGLLAGRIPGLSEPNEQGWRTYRRPDEKSGGHGVGWSPIIPYAFSVPDGWEETPVSIADLGGTEIDLRFSSPSDGRLFVVVAPVLRFADYLEDDARIEKIGTPEKVISAFGPEVIGENVEGKVVSSQVKEYSGRKYYQFELEPPHCLITATAAGNRLYLFNVLANGLQWKRHNKDLKKIADSFRVV; from the exons ATGGGCACAATTGGATTTACAAGTTTCGGGTTTCCATTAAAAACCAGGAACCAAAACCTTCCTGTTGTTGCTTCTAGTTCCTCCTCCCCAGAAAGAATCAGTTCAGAAGAAAATGGGTGTGAGGTTTTGAGAAGAACAGCAATCGTATCTGGAGCTTCATTGGTGTCTTCAGCAATATTAGGATTCCCTAAAGAGGGATTGGCCGTCGTCAAGCAAGGACTTTTAGCCGGTAGAATTCCAGGCCTGTCTGAACCTAATGAACAAG GTTGGAGGACTTACCGCCGACCAGATGAGAAGTCCGGCGGCCATGGAGTTGGCTGGAGTCCGATCATTCCGTACGCCTTTTCAGTGCCTGATGGTTGGGAAGAG ACACCAGTATCGATAGCTGATCTTGGAGGAACGGAGATTGATCTGAGATTCAGTAGCCCAAGTGACGGACGCCTGTTCGTCGTCGTTGCACCAGTTCTCAGATTCGCAGATT ATCTAGAGGACGATGCCAGGATAGAGAAGATCGGAACTCCAGAGAAAGTGATCAGTGCATTTGGACCAGAAGTAATTGGAGAGAACGTCGAAGGTAAAGTGGTGAGCAGTCAAGTTAAAGAATATTCAGGAAGAAAGTATTATCAGTTCGAGTTAGAACCACCACACTGTTTGATCACAGCCACTGCTGCTGGAAATCGTCTCTATTTGTTCAATGTTCTTGCAAATG GTCTACAATGGAAGAGGCACAACAAGGACCTGAAAAAGATAGCGGATTCTTTTAGGGTTGTATAG
- the LOC111901950 gene encoding psbP domain-containing protein 4, chloroplastic isoform X2 gives MNKTGWRTYRRPDEKSGGHGVGWSPIIPYAFSVPDGWEETPVSIADLGGTEIDLRFSSPSDGRLFVVVAPVLRFADYLEDDARIEKIGTPEKVISAFGPEVIGENVEGKVVSSQVKEYSGRKYYQFELEPPHCLITATAAGNRLYLFNVLANGLQWKRHNKDLKKIADSFRVV, from the exons ATGAACAAG ACAGGTTGGAGGACTTACCGCCGACCAGATGAGAAGTCCGGCGGCCATGGAGTTGGCTGGAGTCCGATCATTCCGTACGCCTTTTCAGTGCCTGATGGTTGGGAAGAG ACACCAGTATCGATAGCTGATCTTGGAGGAACGGAGATTGATCTGAGATTCAGTAGCCCAAGTGACGGACGCCTGTTCGTCGTCGTTGCACCAGTTCTCAGATTCGCAGATT ATCTAGAGGACGATGCCAGGATAGAGAAGATCGGAACTCCAGAGAAAGTGATCAGTGCATTTGGACCAGAAGTAATTGGAGAGAACGTCGAAGGTAAAGTGGTGAGCAGTCAAGTTAAAGAATATTCAGGAAGAAAGTATTATCAGTTCGAGTTAGAACCACCACACTGTTTGATCACAGCCACTGCTGCTGGAAATCGTCTCTATTTGTTCAATGTTCTTGCAAATG GTCTACAATGGAAGAGGCACAACAAGGACCTGAAAAAGATAGCGGATTCTTTTAGGGTTGTATAG